In Felis catus isolate Fca126 chromosome A2, F.catus_Fca126_mat1.0, whole genome shotgun sequence, the following proteins share a genomic window:
- the PLIN4 gene encoding perilipin-4 isoform X2 codes for MSAQDEGGRDPPKPKGKTLGSFLGSLPGFSSARNLVAGAHSSAREVRPVADPAGASPQPQAQATNLEQTAGGEKQPPPSEKMTSGAKDLVSSKMSKTKDTISSGMASAVDTAKGVMHGGLGMTRSALSGAKETVASGVTGAVGVAKGTVQTGLDTSKTVLMGTKDTVCSGVTGAMNVAKGAVQTGLDTSKTVLTGTKDTLSTGLTGALGMAKGTVQTGLDTSKTILTGTKDTLSTGLTGALGMAKGTVQTGLDTSKTVLTGTKDTLSTGLTGALGMAKGTVQTGLDTTKNIVTGTKDTVSAGVTGAVNMAKGTVQTGLDTSKTVLTGTKDTVSTGLSGAMNVAKGTVQTGLDTTKAVLTGTKDTVCSGVTGAMNVAKGAVQTGLDTSKTVLTGTKDTLSTGLTGALGMAKGTVQTGLDTSKTVLTGTKDTVSTGLSGAMNVAKGTVQTGLDTTKAVLTGTKDTVCSGVTGAMNVAKGAVQTGLDTSKTVLTGTKDTLSTGLTGALGMAKGTVQTGLDTTKNIVTGTKDTVSAGVTGAVNMAKGTVQTGLDTSKTVLTGTKDTVSTGLSGAMNVAKGTVQTGLDTTKAVLTGTKDTVCSGVTGAMNVAKGAVQTGLDTSKTVLTGTKDTLSTGLTGALGMAKGTVQTGLDTTKNIVTGTKDTVSAGVTGAVNMAKGTVQTGLDTSKTVLTGTKDTVSTGLSGAMNVAKGTVQTGLDTTKAVLTGTKDTVCSGVTGAMNVAKGAVQTGLDTSKTVLTGTKDTLSTGLTGALGMAKCTVQTGLDTSKTVLTGTKDTLSTGLTGALGMAKGTVQTGLDTTKNIVTGTKDTVSAGVTGAVNMAKGTVQTGLDTSKTVLTGTKDTVSTGLSGAMNVAKGTVQTGLDTTKAVLTGTKDTVCSGVTGAMNVAKGAVQTGLDTSKTVLTGTKDTLSTGLTGALGMAKGTVQTGLDTTKNIVTGTKDTVSAGVTGAVTMAKGTVQTGLDTSKTILTGTKDTLSTGLTGALGMAKGTVQTGLDTTKNIVTGTKDTVSAGVTGAVNMAKGTVQTSLETTKNIVTGTKDTVSAGVTGAVNMAKGTVQTGLDTSKTVLTGTKDTLSTGLTGALGMAKGTVQSGLDTSKTVLTGTKDTLSTGLTGALGMAKGTVQTGLDTTKNIVTGTKDTVSAGVTGAVNMAKGTVQTGLDTSKTVLTGTKDTLSTGLTGALGMAKGTVQTGLDTSKTVLTGTKDTLSTGLTGALGMAKGTVQTGLDTTKNIVTGTKDTVSAGVTGAVTMAKGTVQTGLDTSKTILTGTKDTLSTGLTGALGMAKGTVQTGLDITKNIVTGTKDTVSAGVTGAGNVAKGAVQTGLDTIQNWLPGTRDPVWGGLTSSSAPRKGGEALSPGVSSAPDTLGAGLDLVREATAEATRPQGATLGREDAGHVATARGHEGPTSFATLRDELKELGDVFQPLDAEEQAQLAASEPEPRVLTADQRSYFVRLGDLAPGFRQRAFEHALSHLQHGQFQARAALAQLEDAFKLIQKAERAPEGQSPPDQGPSSRAEEGATQEVPDSGALSRACSLIQQLHVAYSSLASGLQGLPEELQQRVGRARHSLCELYGLVSSASSVQRLPAERLARSHEGVGRAWQELEQVLDSVQHGPPLCWLVGPFALPPGGQQV; via the exons ATGTCTGCCCAAGACGAAGGAGGCCGGGATCCTCCCAAACCCAAGGGCAAG ACCCTGGGAAGTTTCTTGGGGTCCCTGCCTGGCTTCAGTTCTGCCCGGAACCTTGTGGCCGGCGCCCACAGTTCTGCGAGAGAGGTCCGGCCGGTCGCCGACCCTGCGGGTGCGTCCCCGCAGCCCCAGGCTCAGG CCACCAACCTGGAGCAGACGGCTGGCGGGGAGAAGCAGCCGCCGCCCTCAGAGAAG ATGACCTCTGGGGCAAAGGACCTGGTGAGCTCCAAGATGAGTAAGACTAAGGACACCATCTCCTCCGGGATGGCCAGCGCAGTGGACACAGCCAAAGGTGTGATGCACGGAGGCCTGGGCATGACCCGGTCTGCCCTCTCAGGTGCCAAGGAGACTGTGGCCAGTGGCGTCACAGGGGCAGTGGGTGTGGCTAAGGGCACGGTCCAGACCGGCCTGGACACTTCGAAGACCGTCCTGATGGGCACCAAGGACACCGTGTGCAGTGGGGTGACTGGAGCCATGAATGTGGCCAAAGGTGCTGTCCAGACCGGCCTGGACACTTCAAAGACCGTCCTGACGGGCACCAAGGACACCCTATCTACTGGGCTCACAGGTGCACTGGGCATGGCCAAGGGCACCGTCCAGACCGGCCTGGACACTTCAAAGACCATCCTGACGGGCACCAAGGACACCCTATCTACTGGGCTCACAGGAGCACTGGGCATGGCCAAGGGCACCGTCCAGACCGGCCTGGACACTTCAAAGACCGTCCTGACGGGCACCAAGGACACCCTATCTACTGGGCTCACAGGTGCACTGGGCATGGCCAAGGGCACGGTCCAGACCGGCCTGGACACCACCAAGAATATTGTCACAGGCACCAAAGACACCGTGTCCGCTGGGGTGACAGGGGCAGTGAACATGGCCAAGGGCACCGTCCAGACTGGCCTGGACACTTCAAAGACCGTCCTGACGGGTACCAAGGACACTGTGTCCACGGGGCTCTCAGGGGCAATGAACGTGGCCAAGGGCACTGTCCAGACTGGCCTGGACACCACCAAGGCTGTCCTGACAGGTACCAAGGACACCGTGTGCAGTGGGGTGACTGGAGCCATGAATGTGGCCAAAGGTGCTGTCCAGACCGGCCTGGACACTTCAAAGACCGTCCTGACGGGCACCAAGGACACCCTATCTACTGGGCTCACAGGTGCACTGGGCATGGCCAAGGGCACGGTCCAGACCGGCCTGGACACTTCAAAGACCGTCCTGACGGGTACCAAGGACACTGTGTCCACGGGGCTCTCAGGGGCAATGAACGTGGCCAAGGGCACTGTCCAGACTGGCCTGGACACCACCAAGGCTGTCCTGACAGGTACCAAGGACACCGTGTGCAGTGGAGTGACTGGAGCCATGAATGTGGCCAAAGGTGCTGTCCAGACCGGCCTGGACACTTCAAAGACCGTCCTGACGGGCACCAAGGACACCCTATCTACTGGGCTCACAGGTGCACTGGGCATGGCCAAGGGCACGGTCCAGACTGGCCTGGACACCACCAAGAATATTGTCACAGGCACCAAAGACACCGTGTCCGCTGGGGTGACAGGGGCAGTGAACATGGCCAAGGGCACCGTCCAGACTGGCCTGGACACTTCAAAGACCGTCCTGACGGGTACCAAGGACACTGTGTCCACGGGGCTCTCAGGGGCAATGAACGTGGCCAAGGGCACTGTCCAGACTGGCCTGGACACCACCAAGGCTGTCCTGACAGGTACCAAGGACACCGTGTGCAGTGGGGTGACTGGAGCCATGAATGTGGCCAAAGGTGCTGTCCAGACCGGCCTGGACACTTCAAAGACCGTCCTGACGGGCACCAAGGACACCCTATCTACTGGGCTCACAGGTGCACTGGGCATGGCCAAGGGCACGGTCCAGACTGGCCTGGACACCACCAAGAATATTGTCACAGGCACCAAAGACACCGTGTCCGCTGGGGTGACAGGGGCAGTGAACATGGCCAAGGGCACCGTCCAGACTGGCCTGGACACTTCAAAGACCGTCCTGACGGGTACCAAGGACACTGTGTCCACGGGGCTCTCAGGGGCAATGAACGTGGCCAAGGGCACTGTCCAGACTGGCCTGGACACCACCAAGGCTGTCCTGACAGGTACCAAGGACACCGTGTGCAGTGGGGTGACTGGAGCCATGAATGTGGCCAAAGGTGCTGTCCAGACCGGCCTGGACACTTCAAAGACCGTCCTGACGGGCACCAAGGACACCCTATCTACTGGGCTCACAGGTGCACTGGGCATGGCCAAGTGCACCGTCCAGACCGGCCTGGACACTTCAAAGACCGTCCTGACGGGCACCAAGGACACCCTATCTACTGGGCTCACAGGTGCACTGGGCATGGCCAAGGGCACGGTCCAGACTGGCCTGGACACCACCAAGAATATTGTCACAGGCACCAAAGACACCGTGTCCGCTGGGGTGACAGGGGCAGTGAACATGGCCAAGGGCACCGTCCAGACTGGCCTGGACACTTCAAAGACCGTCCTGACGGGTACCAAGGACACTGTGTCCACGGGGCTCTCAGGGGCAATGAACGTGGCCAAGGGCACTGTCCAGACTGGCCTGGACACCACCAAGGCTGTCCTGACAGGTACCAAGGACACCGTGTGCAGTGGGGTGACTGGAGCCATGAATGTGGCCAAAGGTGCTGTCCAGACCGGCCTGGACACTTCAAAGACCGTCCTGACGGGCACCAAGGACACCCTATCTACTGGGCTCACAGGTGCACTGGGCATGGCCAAGGGCACGGTCCAGACTGGCCTGGACACCACCAAGAATATTGTCACAGGCACCAAAGACACCGTGTCCGCTGGGGTGACAGGGGCAGTCACCATGGCCAAGGGCACCGTCCAGACCGGCCTGGACACTTCAAAGACCATCCTGACGGGCACCAAGGACACCCTATCTACTGGGCTCACAGGTGCACTGGGCATGGCCAAGGGCACCGTCCAGACCGGCCTGGACACCACCAAGAATATTGTCACAGGCACCAAAGACACCGTGTCCGCTGGGGTGACAGGGGCAGTGAACATGGCCAAGGGCACCGTCCAGACCAGCCTGGAAACCACTAAGAATATTGTCACAGGCACCAAAGACACCGTGTCCGCTGGGGTGACAGGGGCAGTGAACATGGCCAAGGGCACCGTCCAGACCGGCCTGGACACTTCGAAGACCGTCCTGACGGGCACCAAGGACACCCTATCTACTGGGCTCACAGGTGCCCTGGGCATGGCCAAGGGCACCGTCCAGTCCGGCCTGGACACTTCAAAGACCGTCCTGACGGGCACCAAGGACACCCTATCTACTGGGCTCACAGGTGCACTGGGCATGGCCAAGGGCACCGTCCAGACCGGCCTGGACACCACCAAGAATATTGTCACAGGCACCAAAGACACCGTGTCCGCTGGGGTGACAGGGGCAGTGAACATGGCCAAGGGCACCGTCCAGACCGGCCTGGACACTTCAAAGACCGTCCTGACGGGCACCAAGGACACCCTATCTACTGGGCTCACAGGCGCACTGGGCATGGCCAAGGGCACCGTCCAGACCGGCCTGGACACTTCAAAGACCGTCCTGACGGGCACCAAGGACACCCTATCTACTGGGCTCACAGGTGCACTGGGCATGGCCAAGGGCACGGTCCAGACTGGCCTGGACACCACCAAGAATATTGTCACAGGCACCAAAGACACCGTGTCCGCTGGGGTGACAGGGGCAGTGACCATGGCCAAGGGCACCGTCCAGACCGGCCTGGACACTTCAAAGACCATCCTGACGGGCACCAAGGACACCCTATCTACTGGGCTCACAGGCGCCCTGGGCATGGCCAAGGGCACCGTCCAGACCGGCCTGGACATCACCAAGAATATTGTCACAGGCACCAAAGACACAGTGTCCGCTGGGGTGACAGGGGCAGGGAACGTGGCCAAGGGGGCAGTGCAGACTGGTCTCGACACCATCCAGAACTGGTTACCTGGCACCCGGGACCCTGTGTGGGGCGGACTCACCAGTTCCAGTGCCCCCCGCAAAGGAGGGGAAGCTCTGTCCCCCGGAGTATCCAGCGCCCCGGACACACTTGGTGCAGGCCTGGACCTTGTCCGGGAAGCCACCGCTGAAGCAACACGTCCCCAGGGGGCCACCCTGGGCAGGGAGGATGCGGGGCACGTGGCCACCGCACGCGGCCATGAAGGACCCACGAGCTTCGCGACACTCCGGGACGAGCTGAAGGAGCTGGGGGACGTCTTCCAGCCCCTGGATGCCGAGGAGCAAG CCCAGCTTGCCGCCTCCGAGCCTGAGCCAAGGGTGCTCACGGCCGACCAGCGCAGCTACTTTGTGCGTCTGGGCGACCTGGCCCCCGGCTTCCGCCAGCGGGCTTTTGAGCACGCCCTGAGCCACCTGCAACACGGCCAGTTCCAGGCCAGGGCCGCGCTGGCCCAGCTGGAGGACGCCTTCAAGCTG ATTCAGAAGGCCGAGCGGGCTCCAGAGGGCCAGTCACCTCCAGACCAGGGTCCGAGCAGCAGAGCGGAGGAAGGCGCTACCCAAGAG GTGCCGGACTCCGGGGCCCTGTCCAGGGCCTGCAGCCTCATCCAGCAGCTCCACGTGGCCTACAGCTCCCTGGCCTCCGGCCTCCAGGGCCTCCCCGAGGAGCTCCAGCAGCGTGTCGGGCGGGCGCGGCACAGCCTGTGTGAGCTCTACGGCCTGGTCTCCTCGGCCAGCTCGGTCCAGCGGCTGCCGGCAGAGCGCCTGGCCCGGAGCCACGAGGGCGTGGGCCGGGCCTGGCAAGAGCTGGAGCAGGTGCTGGACAGCGTGCAGCACGGCCCGCCGCTCTGCTGGCTGGTGGGGCCCTTCGCCCTGCCGCCCGGCGGGCAGCAGGTGTAG